Below is a genomic region from Streptobacillus canis.
TCTATTCTTCCATTCTTCTGCTATAGGTAATATTTTATTAGTAACATTAGTTATTAATGATTCATCCATATCAAATCCGTATATTTCTTCTATTGTATCTGATATATCTTTATTTGACATCCCTCTTGAATACATTGATAGTATTTTACTTTCTATATGACTTATATCTCTTTTTCCTGCTGTAGAATTAACTGTTTTAGATTTATATCCATTTCTATAGTTATCTCTTTCTTCATCATGTTCATAATATGGTGTTTGCATATGTTGTTCAAATTCTGCTTCTAACATTTTCTTTATTGTAGATCCTAGCATTTGTTTTACAGCATCTTCTATATCTGTAATATTTTTAAATTCATTGTTTTGAATTAGAAGTTTTGCAGCTTTATCGTAGGCTGTTTCTTCCATTTCTCTAATTCTTCTTGTTCTTCTTACTTTTTTTTCTTCGTTCATAGCAAAAGCCTCCTTGATATTTTTATTATATCATAAGAGGCTTTTACTAAAA
It encodes:
- a CDS encoding transposase, encoding MNEEKKVRRTRRIREMEETAYDKAAKLLIQNNEFKNITDIEDAVKQMLGSTIKKMLEAEFEQHMQTPYYEHDEERDNYRNGYKSKTVNSTAGKRDISHIESKILSMYSRGMSNKDISDTIEEIYGFDMDESLITNVTNKILPIAEEWKNRALEKVYPVVFIDATHFSVRDEGKVSKKAAYVILGIDINGKKDVLSIEIGDAENSKLWLSVLSSLKARGVK